Genomic DNA from Sphingobium sp. WTD-1:
CCCAAATGTTCCGTTCCGGCACAATGCGCCGAGCCAGGAGTCCTCGTCAAGCCTGCGGCCCATCGGCTCGTCCCGCCCCATCCGCAACATTGCGTATGTCGCGGGCCTGGGGCGCAGGCGCAAAATGGGCGGCGAAAGGAGATGTCGTCATGTTCGCCTCTTTCTATCCCGCCTTTGTCGTGATTGCCCTGAGCAGCTTTGCGATCGTGCTGCTGGGTGTCAGCCTGCAGGATGCGATGCGAGGACGCTGAGCGCGTCGCCATCGACGCGCTGCACGGTCCACTCGTCCATCGGCCGGGCGCCGATCGCCCGGTAGAAGGCGATGGCCGGCGCATTCCAGTCCAGCACCGACCATTCGAGCCGGGCGCAGTCGCGCGCGATCGCCAATCGGGCGAGGCGGGCGAGCAACGCCTTGCCGGCGCCGAGGCCCCGCGCTTCGGGCAGGACGAACAGATCCTCCAGATAGAGGCCGGGACGCCCCTCGAAGGTCGAGAAATTGTGGAAGAAGAGGGCAAAGCCGATCGGCGCGCCATCATGCTCGGCGATC
This window encodes:
- a CDS encoding GNAT family N-acetyltransferase, giving the protein MSKVIIRDAQSTDIDAIANFILALADYEKLAHEVKADRETLARYLFGPRPMAEVLIAEHDGAPIGFALFFHNFSTFEGRPGLYLEDLFVLPEARGLGAGKALLARLARLAIARDCARLEWSVLDWNAPAIAFYRAIGARPMDEWTVQRVDGDALSVLASHPAG